A genome region from Acidisarcina sp. includes the following:
- the gcvPA gene encoding aminomethyl-transferring glycine dehydrogenase subunit GcvPA: MRYLPKSPAEREAMLRQIGAASINDLFSTIPAEYRLDRDLNIPRQMAESEIVEHFKALGAESANGYASFLGAGAYRHYRPVIIDSLVQRGEFLTSYTPYQAEITQGTLQAIFEFQTMICELTGMDIANASMYDGSTGAGEAMMMAARITGRSKVLAAATVHPEYREVMHTYAQHQGLPATRVGYGEDGRIDMRQLAENLTEETACVVVQSPNFFGVVEDIPAIAELVHSKGALLIVSIAEAVSLGILRPPAEADIVSMEAQSFGVALSYGGPYCGVIATKEKYVRQMPGRLCGETRDSEGRRGFVLTLSTREQHIRREKATSNICTNQALVALMATIFLTVYGKEGIRELALQNLAKAHYAAEALSGAPGAKLLFAGTPRFHEFVLQTDEAVDELNARLLEQKIIGGLSLKKWYPELGNATLWCATELSKREEIDRAAAVVSAQVEAASRA, encoded by the coding sequence ATGCGTTATTTACCGAAATCTCCTGCGGAACGGGAAGCGATGTTGCGCCAGATTGGCGCGGCATCGATCAACGACCTTTTTTCGACGATCCCGGCAGAGTATCGCCTGGACCGCGATCTGAACATTCCGCGGCAGATGGCCGAGTCAGAGATAGTCGAACACTTCAAGGCGCTGGGGGCCGAGTCGGCCAACGGATATGCCAGCTTTCTGGGTGCAGGTGCGTACCGGCACTATCGCCCGGTAATTATCGACTCGCTGGTGCAGCGGGGTGAGTTTCTCACCTCGTATACGCCCTACCAGGCTGAAATCACGCAGGGCACGCTGCAGGCAATCTTCGAATTCCAGACGATGATCTGCGAATTGACGGGGATGGATATCGCCAACGCGTCCATGTACGATGGCTCGACCGGTGCGGGCGAGGCGATGATGATGGCGGCTCGCATCACCGGTCGCAGCAAGGTGCTGGCGGCGGCGACGGTCCACCCGGAATACCGCGAGGTGATGCACACCTATGCGCAGCACCAGGGGCTTCCGGCTACACGCGTCGGCTACGGCGAAGATGGCCGCATCGATATGCGCCAGCTCGCAGAGAACCTGACTGAAGAGACGGCCTGCGTGGTGGTGCAGTCGCCGAACTTCTTTGGCGTAGTCGAGGATATTCCCGCGATAGCAGAGCTGGTGCACAGCAAGGGCGCGCTGCTGATTGTTTCGATTGCGGAGGCGGTTTCGCTGGGCATTCTGCGCCCGCCTGCAGAGGCCGATATTGTTTCCATGGAAGCGCAGTCGTTTGGCGTGGCGCTCAGCTATGGCGGCCCTTACTGCGGCGTGATCGCCACCAAAGAAAAGTATGTGAGGCAGATGCCGGGGCGGTTGTGCGGCGAAACCAGGGACAGCGAAGGCCGTCGCGGCTTTGTACTGACGCTCTCCACGCGCGAGCAGCATATCCGGCGGGAGAAGGCGACCTCGAATATCTGCACCAATCAGGCACTGGTGGCGCTGATGGCCACGATCTTCCTGACGGTGTACGGCAAGGAAGGGATTCGCGAGCTGGCGTTGCAGAACCTGGCGAAGGCGCACTATGCGGCCGAGGCATTGAGCGGCGCACCGGGAGCGAAGCTGCTGTTTGCGGGCACGCCGCGCTTCCACGAATTCGTGCTGCAGACCGATGAAGCGGTGGACGAGCTGAACGCGCGCCTGCTGGAGCAGAAGATCATTGGCGGGCTGTCGCTGAAGAAGTGGTATCCCGAGCTGGGCAACGCCACGCTATGGTGCGCCACGGAGCTGAGCAAGCGCGAAGAGATCGATCGCGCCGCGGCGGTGGTCAGCGCGCAGGTGGAAGCGGCGAGCCGCGCATAA